In one Mauremys mutica isolate MM-2020 ecotype Southern chromosome 3, ASM2049712v1, whole genome shotgun sequence genomic region, the following are encoded:
- the FUT9 gene encoding 4-galactosyl-N-acetylglucosaminide 3-alpha-L-fucosyltransferase 9 yields the protein MTSTSKGIFRPFLIIFIVLGCFMAFLLIYIKPTNSWISGPIESASSVLKMKSFFSTKSDYFNETTILIWVWPFGQTFDLTSCQTMFNIQGCHLTIDRSLYNRSHAVLIHHRDISWDLTNLPQQARPPFQKWIWMNLESPTHTPQKSGIEHLFNLTLTYRRDSDIQVPYGFMKVSTSPFAFEVPSKEKLVCWVVSNWNPEHARVKYYNELSKYTEIHTYGQAFGDYVNDKNLIPTISTCKFYLSFENSIHKDYITEKLYNALLAGSVPVVLGPSRENYENYIPADSFIHVEDFLSPRELAEYLLMLDKNNKLYLSYFNWRKDFSVHLPRFWESHACLACDHVRRHQEYKSIGNLEKWFWN from the coding sequence ATGACATCAACATCCAAAGGAATTTTCCGGCCATTTTTAATTATCTTCATTGTGCTGGGTTGTTTCATGGCATTTTTACTTATTTACATCAAACCAACAAACAGCTGGATCTCTGGTCCCATAGAATCAGCCAGCTCAGTTCTGAAAATGAAGAGCTTCTTTTCTACCAAAAGTGATTATTTTAATGAAACAACAATACTGATCTGGGTTTGGCCATTTGGGCAGACATTTGATCTTACGTCTTGCCAAACAATGTTCAACATCCAGGGGTGCCATCTAACTATTGACCGCTCACTATATAACCGATCTCATGCCGTCCTTATTCACCACAGAGATATCAGCTGGGATCTCACTAATTTACCTCAGCAAGCTAGACCACCGTTCCAGAAATGGATTTGGATGAACTTGGAGTCTCCAACTCACACTCCTCAAAAGAGTGGCATTGAACACCTGTTCAACCTGACCCTGACTTATCGGCGTGATTCAGATATTCAAGTGCCTTATGGCTTCATGAAGGTTAGCACGAGCCCCTTTGCATTTGAAGTGCCGAGCAAAGAGAAGTTGGTATGTTGGGTTGTAAGTAACTGGAACCCCGAGCATGCTCGAGTCAAGTATTATAATGAGCTAAGCAAATATACTGAAATCCATACCTATGGGCAAGCATTTGGAGACTATGTGAATGATAAAAACTTGATTCCAACTATCTCCACTTGTAAATTTTACCTGTCCTTTGAAAATTCAATCCACAAAGATTACATTACTGAAAAACTTTACAATGCTCTTCTGGCTGGATCTGTACCAGTTGTATTGGGCCCATCCAGAGAAAACTATGAGAATTATATTCCAGCAGATTCTTTCATTCATGTGGAAGATTTTCTCTCCCCAAGAGAGCTAGCAGAGTATCTTCTGATGCTTGACAAAAATAATAAGCTGTACCTTAGCTACTTTAACTGGAGGAAAGACTTCTCAGTGCATCTTCCTCGGTTCTGGGAATCACATGCATGCCTTGCTTGTGACCATGTAAGGAGACACCAGGAGTACAAGTCCATTGGAAATTTAGAAAAATGGTTTTGGAATTGA